A part of Neoarius graeffei isolate fNeoGra1 chromosome 8, fNeoGra1.pri, whole genome shotgun sequence genomic DNA contains:
- the LOC132890282 gene encoding cytochrome P450 2D3-like isoform X2, giving the protein MLGSWILAVVCVCLLFLFIRIQRPKNFPPGPQPIPIFGNLFHFNMKNPLKDFEKLAEQYGNIYSLYIGTKPAVVLHGLKAIKEALVTKSADFSGRPDSMIKDIPKGKGVIMADYGLQWKEHRRFALMTLRNFGLGKQSMEKRILGEIEHVVAKLDKHTGSSMYPQTLFHDAASNIIYLVLFGTRYNYGDETLKVYIRLFTENLKIANGPWTMLYDALPVVRSLPLPFKKAFNNYSRLKSLTANMINKHKTTRVPGKPRDFVDCYLDELDKVCVCVINESTFSEEQLVAYIINLHVAGTDTTSNTLLTAILYLMVHPDIQKRCQQEIDEVLEGKSEVSFEDRHNMPYIQAVIHECQRVANTVPLSVFHCTIRDTELMNYTIPKRTLIIPNLSSALSEEGQWKFPRDFNPSNFLNEQGQFEKPEAFLPFSSGPRVCLGESLARMELFLFLVTLLRRFQFIWPEDAREPDFTPVFGLTITPKPYRMEVRLRDPAREI; this is encoded by the exons ATGCTGGGTTCCTGGATTTTGGCTGTTGTTTGTGTCTGCCTCCTATTCCTCTTCATCAGGATCCAGAGACCCAAGAACTTCCCTCCTGGACCACAACCTATTCCTATATTCGGGAACTTGTTTCATTTTAACATGAAAAATCCTCTGAAAGACTTTGAGAAG TTGGCTGAGCAATATGGAAACATTTACAGTCTGTATATTGGGACAAAACCAGCTGTTGTTCTTCATGGTTTAAAAGCCATAAAAGAAGCTCTGGTGACCAAATCTGCAGACTTTTCAGGACGCCCAGACTCCATGATTAAGGATATACCTAAAGGAAAAG GAGTCATAATGGCTGATTATGGTCTTCAATGGAAGGAGCATCGGCGCTTTGCTCTCATGACCTTAAGGAACTTTGGCTTGGGGAAACAGTCTATGGAGAAGAGGATTCTTGGAGAAATTGAACACGTTGTTGCAAAATTGGACAAGCATACTG GAAGCTCCATGTATCCTCAGACTCTGTTCCATGATGCAGCATCAAATATCATCTACCTGGTTTTGTTTGGTACTCGCTATAACTATGGTGATGAAACCCTTAAAGTCTACATTCGGCTATTTACTGAAAACTTAAAGATCGCTAATGGACCTTGGACAATG CTCTATGATGCACTTCCTGTGGTGAGGTCCTTGCCCCTTCCCTTTAAAAAAGCCTTCAATAACTACAGCAGACTTAAAAGCTTGACAGCAAACATGATCAACAAGCACAAGACAACAAGAGTCCCAGGAAAACCAAGAGACTTTGTCGACTGCTATTTGGATGAGCTTGATAAGGTTTGTGTTTGTGTAATTAA TGAATCCACTTTCAGTGAAGAACAACTTGTGGCGTATATCATAAATTTGCATGTGGCTGGAACTGATACCACATCCAACACACTACTTACAGCGATTCTCTACCTCATGGTTCATCCGGACATCCAGA AGAGATGCCAGCAGGAGATAGATGAGGTTCTGGAGGGAAAATCTGAGGTGTCATTTGAGGACAGACACAACATGCCGTACATACAAGCTGTGATTCATGAGTGTCAACGTGTTGCCAACACTGTGCCTCTGAGTGTGTTCCACTGTACCATAAGAGATACTGAACTGATGAACTACACCATCCCAAAG AGAACTCTGATCATTCCCAACCTGTCCTCAGCGTTGAGTGAAGAAGGCCAGTGGAAGTTTCCTCGTGATTTTAATCCATCAAACTTCCTAAATGAGCAGGGACAGTTTGAGAAGCCTGAGGCCTTCTTACCTTTTTCGTCTG GGCCTCGTGTATGTCTCGGTGAAAGTCTGGCTCGCATGGAGCTCTTCCTCTTCTTGGTTACTCTGCTGCGCCGCTTTCAGTTCATTTGGCCTGAAGATGCAAGAGAACCAGATTTCACTCCTGTGTTTGGGCTAACAATAACACCCAAACCGTACAGGATGGAAGTCAGGCTGAGAGACCCAGCTAGAGAAATATAG
- the LOC132890282 gene encoding cytochrome P450 2D3-like isoform X1, giving the protein MLGSWILAVVCVCLLFLFIRIQRPKNFPPGPQPIPIFGNLFHFNMKNPLKDFEKLAEQYGNIYSLYIGTKPAVVLHGLKAIKEALVTKSADFSGRPDSMIKDIPKGKGVIMADYGLQWKEHRRFALMTLRNFGLGKQSMEKRILGEIEHVVAKLDKHTGSSMYPQTLFHDAASNIIYLVLFGTRYNYGDETLKVYIRLFTENLKIANGPWTMLYDALPVVRSLPLPFKKAFNNYSRLKSLTANMINKHKTTRVPGKPRDFVDCYLDELDKVCVCVIKSIHESTFSEEQLVAYIINLHVAGTDTTSNTLLTAILYLMVHPDIQKRCQQEIDEVLEGKSEVSFEDRHNMPYIQAVIHECQRVANTVPLSVFHCTIRDTELMNYTIPKRTLIIPNLSSALSEEGQWKFPRDFNPSNFLNEQGQFEKPEAFLPFSSGPRVCLGESLARMELFLFLVTLLRRFQFIWPEDAREPDFTPVFGLTITPKPYRMEVRLRDPAREI; this is encoded by the exons ATGCTGGGTTCCTGGATTTTGGCTGTTGTTTGTGTCTGCCTCCTATTCCTCTTCATCAGGATCCAGAGACCCAAGAACTTCCCTCCTGGACCACAACCTATTCCTATATTCGGGAACTTGTTTCATTTTAACATGAAAAATCCTCTGAAAGACTTTGAGAAG TTGGCTGAGCAATATGGAAACATTTACAGTCTGTATATTGGGACAAAACCAGCTGTTGTTCTTCATGGTTTAAAAGCCATAAAAGAAGCTCTGGTGACCAAATCTGCAGACTTTTCAGGACGCCCAGACTCCATGATTAAGGATATACCTAAAGGAAAAG GAGTCATAATGGCTGATTATGGTCTTCAATGGAAGGAGCATCGGCGCTTTGCTCTCATGACCTTAAGGAACTTTGGCTTGGGGAAACAGTCTATGGAGAAGAGGATTCTTGGAGAAATTGAACACGTTGTTGCAAAATTGGACAAGCATACTG GAAGCTCCATGTATCCTCAGACTCTGTTCCATGATGCAGCATCAAATATCATCTACCTGGTTTTGTTTGGTACTCGCTATAACTATGGTGATGAAACCCTTAAAGTCTACATTCGGCTATTTACTGAAAACTTAAAGATCGCTAATGGACCTTGGACAATG CTCTATGATGCACTTCCTGTGGTGAGGTCCTTGCCCCTTCCCTTTAAAAAAGCCTTCAATAACTACAGCAGACTTAAAAGCTTGACAGCAAACATGATCAACAAGCACAAGACAACAAGAGTCCCAGGAAAACCAAGAGACTTTGTCGACTGCTATTTGGATGAGCTTGATAAGGTTTGTGTTTGTGTAATTAAGTCAATTCA TGAATCCACTTTCAGTGAAGAACAACTTGTGGCGTATATCATAAATTTGCATGTGGCTGGAACTGATACCACATCCAACACACTACTTACAGCGATTCTCTACCTCATGGTTCATCCGGACATCCAGA AGAGATGCCAGCAGGAGATAGATGAGGTTCTGGAGGGAAAATCTGAGGTGTCATTTGAGGACAGACACAACATGCCGTACATACAAGCTGTGATTCATGAGTGTCAACGTGTTGCCAACACTGTGCCTCTGAGTGTGTTCCACTGTACCATAAGAGATACTGAACTGATGAACTACACCATCCCAAAG AGAACTCTGATCATTCCCAACCTGTCCTCAGCGTTGAGTGAAGAAGGCCAGTGGAAGTTTCCTCGTGATTTTAATCCATCAAACTTCCTAAATGAGCAGGGACAGTTTGAGAAGCCTGAGGCCTTCTTACCTTTTTCGTCTG GGCCTCGTGTATGTCTCGGTGAAAGTCTGGCTCGCATGGAGCTCTTCCTCTTCTTGGTTACTCTGCTGCGCCGCTTTCAGTTCATTTGGCCTGAAGATGCAAGAGAACCAGATTTCACTCCTGTGTTTGGGCTAACAATAACACCCAAACCGTACAGGATGGAAGTCAGGCTGAGAGACCCAGCTAGAGAAATATAG